ctggtccagactcgattatttgcagatcgccgccatatagctgggatattgctgtgcagcgtaaaactaaactcactctctcaatcgTCGGTGGGGCAGAATACGTTCACTTTTTGCAAACACCGGATATCATAACTGTGACAGTGATGTATACTCGGAGTTGTAAATTGACTCTgattttaacagatatttcttaTGGATTTGGTCGCTTCTGTTTAAATTAATATTACCTTCAGCTGGTTGTATTGACGCTAGTTCTCCTGCAAATGTATGTATTTAACCACAGAGCGAGGGCACACCGACCCTTTACCGTGATGCCGAAGGTATGGCTGAGTCATGCGACACCGGAATGGTGGCTACACTCGGTGGGATTTCCTACTCCGAAGCTGGGGGTTCGGCTGATGATGCTCTCGCATTTGCAACCAAACTGGGTGACAGTGATGACCTGGTAAGTATTCTCTCCAAGAGTGACGTGTTTGCAATTTCACTGCATGATGTCCCTATTTATAGTAAGGGAACTTCCTAACTACCGCTTCCCCTGGGCGAATACTTGCTTGATGCAAGGAACATTAATTTGCATGTTTGTTGGTATATTCACTAGAATATAAGCGAGATGCCTTTGCCAGCGAATCGCTACATTGAGTGTTCCTAAGAATGTTAAGTAAAGCtgaaaaacaaaatccaaaAGTATCCAAAGTGGGTTCCAAGTGGGACGAGCAAAAGCTTTCACCTGTTTGTCAAGTTTTTGCTTACTCTGTTCAGGCTGATGCTAGCAGTGTCGCTTGTGATGCTTTCAAATGCCCGGATGGAAATGTCATCGGTGCCTGTGCCTACGCCTAAAAGAAACGACTGATGTTAACAGGTAGGTCACTGAGTACAATGAGGGGAAACGAATAGCCCGCATTACTATTGCATTTATagtttatgacataatcagttTACAGTTGTCACAATCTGTAATAAGCGTCATTGCAAAGTACCCAACATTCTTTGGTTTCAGTTTCGGTAGATAGTCCCAACAAATAcgtaaaacatttttaaatgtgTATTTCTCTACTGAATGCATCATGTAAGAAAAAGAAACTTAGTTAAACTCTATCTACAGGTGAATATGTTCCTTGAGTGAGTATGACTTTTGTTATGTTTCAGCTGACTGCAAGATGGCCACGCACTATGGGCCGTTGTGTAGTTGTGTAGATACATAAAAGATGATCATCCAGTGATAAGTATTTGCTATTTTGTGATTGCTTTGGACGTATGTTTGCATTGCCACACGTCAGCATTTAATGATGGCATTAGCAACTATCCTGTCATAGTCCATGATCTTGTGGTTTCCTGTACACGTGGATCATGAGGAAGTTATGAGCCATTTGAACATTAGAGATTGGCCACACACTTTCACGCTATTGATACGGCCATCTCTTAGAGACGATTCCTTATATTGTCAAAAGGACAGTCACATAACTGACCGCTGTAGCCTTGAAAACGGAGCTGTTTTAAAGAGGATTCGGGATATTTGTCAGAAATCATTCAATCTCCCAAATGTATCACTTCATTCAGCTTCTTTTACGGGTTTTGTCAGTTGTCACGTATATGCCGGCAT
Above is a genomic segment from Haliotis asinina isolate JCU_RB_2024 chromosome 7, JCU_Hal_asi_v2, whole genome shotgun sequence containing:
- the LOC137291727 gene encoding uncharacterized protein, which encodes MLRITCVVFVLAVVAMVSSRKESLTKAVIQASGNPNLSEGTPTLYRDAEGMAESCDTGMVATLGGISYSEAGGSADDALAFATKLGDSDDLADASSVACDAFKCPDGNVIGACAYA